One Zeugodacus cucurbitae isolate PBARC_wt_2022May chromosome 3, idZeuCucr1.2, whole genome shotgun sequence genomic region harbors:
- the LOC105217716 gene encoding uncharacterized protein LOC105217716 translates to MYHDTKSGTISYTVNGFSPKCDHLPQPTASTYFRPWNAQENETTTATTSTDSMVDQVTHQKKHTEYVAHKMEDMVDKPTCSNNITSIPSTTTIPPSSMAAIQQSMANAMPPLLPIPVSPYGDTMTRDMMAYYTQPFFMDAAGNYLPYPTHYNPAYPYLYNMAYQQHRQAAQLLPAPPGYAHHAVHSLPYAPLPRNPVADHYYLPNMATSWSNVPYSNNMATPYLKQPSSTHVYAAAMQQNMSARIKQGPSSAPLPTSVHYTTDKPSTAGLSRSQSCSTKVLPRNDSASRKSQATQQSVVTTTPCPEVQTPSTSAQVANGRKKVTKTHRTIEVTKPVVPPKTPAVLPTSTKTNVNSIVTDLPNQLQEEKHSSSRTTKRKCIDDIQEEDASDKKLKLMCTAFKLDNILPYRPNMARNRPKKDESEAKQIAREQNTIACRKYRRMRRIAKIMEQKLIEAESASEFANIL, encoded by the coding sequence atgtaccaCGATACTAAATCAGGCACCATCTCATATACGGTCAACGGATTCTCGCCAAAATGTGACCACTTGCCACAGCCAACAGCTTCGACGTATTTTCGACCATGGAACGCACAGGAAAACGAAACTACAACAGCCACAACATCAACCGACTCGATGGTAGATCAGGTGACTCATCAAAAGAAGCATACAGAATATGTAGCACATAAGATGGAAGACATGGTAGATAAACCGACGTGCTCTAATAACATCACGAGTATACCATCAACGACGACCATTCCACCCTCAAGTATGGCAGCAATTCAACAATCTATGGCGAATGCTATGCCACCATTACTACCAATACCGGTATCGCCATATGGCGATACAATGACTAGGGATATGATGGCGTACTATACTCAACCGTTTTTTATGGACGCCGCTGGAAATTATCTACCATATCCAACACATTATAACCCCGCTTAtccatatttgtataatatggCATACCAACAACATCGACAGGCAGCACAGCTTTTACCAGCACCACCAGGATATGCACATCATGCAGTTCACTCACTACCTTACGCACCCTTACCAAGAAACCCAGTAGCAGATCACTACTACCTTCCAAATATGGCAACGAGTTGGTCCAACGTACCCTACAGCAATAACATGGCAACACCATATCTAAAGCAACCATCATCAACGCACGTTTATGCAGCTGCGATGCAACAAAATATGTCTGCGAGAATAAAACAAGGTCCCTCGTCAGCACCATTACCAACAAGCGTGCATTATACCACCGATAAACCCAGTACAGCAGGTCTGTCGAGGTCGCAGAGCTGCTCTACAAAAGTATTACCCAGAAATGACAGCGCCTCTCGGAAATCGCAGGCGACTCAGCAAAGTGTAGTTACCACAACGCCATGTCCAGAGGTACAAACTCCCTCAACATCAGCTCAAGTCGCCAATGGACGCAAAAAAGTCACTAAAACTCATCGAACTATAGAAGTCACCAAGCCAGTTGTGCCACCTAAGACTCCAGCAGTGCTGCCGACCTCGACAAAAACAAATGTGAATTCTATAGTGACAGACCTTCCGAACCAATTGCAAGAGGAAAAGCACTCGAGTTCCCGTACTACTAAGCGGAAATGTATTGATGATATACAGGAAGAAGATGCATCTGACAAGAAATTGAAACTAATGTGCACTGCATTTAAACTCGATAACATTTTACCATATCGTCCGAATATGGCACGCAATCGTCCGAAAAAGGATGAATCTGAAGCGAAGCAGATTGCACGTGAACAAAACACCATCGCATGCCGCAAGTATCGACGTATGCGTAGGATTGCTAAAATAATGGAGCAGAAATTGATTGAAGCAGAATCAGCAAGTGAATTTGCAAATATTCTATAA
- the LOC105217715 gene encoding uncharacterized protein LOC105217715 translates to MDTSTRRIIDIVSYVHKKYGSIEVKSESNKTKIEILDIVGANPPKRIKVEALKYGSQGTRTSTKRPNLQPFSAPPFQRYGRPNGFHHNIFQHCATRPSQWFKPQQPIVKLNINPWFRPQQPIVKLNINRTRIPGISVGFPLPTFNFNTQSFERVIFTPTTGQQRILSIRKDFPNAKPNSNCLFFSKRTQTAPDSTTTAKQTPNKKKDNKEETLEIGEGVLEASLLQREEGLICTPHNKFLNAQSSLISNIPQGVIKLLNAQEPSPKFPYVKITRPSPLIIQKLKERQMSNKMKSCGANVNMDT, encoded by the coding sequence ATGGATACATCTACACGCAGAATAATTGATATTGTTTCTTATGTGCACAAAAAGTACGGTTCCATCGAAGTAAAATCCGAaagcaataaaactaaaatagaaATACTAGACATTGTTGGAGCAAATCCACCGAAACGTATTAAAGTTGAAGCTCTAAAGTATGGCAGTCAAGGAACAAGAACATCTACCAAACGACCAAACTTGCAACCATTTTCCGCACCACCTTTTCAACGTTACGGAAGACCAAATGGTTTTCATCACAACATATTCCAACACTGTGCGACGCGTCCATCACAATGGTTCAAACCGCAGCAACCGAtcgttaaattaaatattaatccaTGGTTCAGACCGCAGCAACCGAtcgttaaattaaatattaatcgaACTAGAATTCCGGGTATATCGGTAGGATTTCCATTGCCaactttcaatttcaatactCAATCTTTTGAACGAGTTATTTTTACGCCGACAACCGGCCAACAGAGAATCTTATCTATTAGGAAAGACTTTCCTAATGCAAAACCCAACAgtaattgtttgtttttctcaaaacgCACACAAACTGCACCAGATTCAACAACGACTGCAAAGCAAACGCCCAATAAAAAGAAGGATAATAAGGAGGAAACATTAGAAATAGGAGAAGGTGTCTTAGAAGCTAGTTTGCTGCAAAGAGAAGAAGGTCTAATCTGCACTCCACACAATAAGTTTCTCAATGCACAATCTTCACTCATATCAAACATTCCACAAGGTGTCATAAAGTTACTCAATGCACAAGAGCCCTCACCTAAATTTCCATATGTGAAAATAACACGTCCATCGCCACTgattattcaaaaattgaaGGAGCGCCAAATgtctaataaaatgaaaagctgtggagcaaatgtaaatatggatacataa